The proteins below are encoded in one region of Acidisarcina polymorpha:
- a CDS encoding ArdC family protein produces MNPTLSPTLPASASEKRKPASSKELIAANIQSLIEQLEAGHSEGLTAYLAAMGKFHNYSFGNILEIARQRPDAQKVAGLYAWNQLGRKVRKGERGIRILAPMIGIKRKKDSAAEKETPEQKKPALVGFRAVYVFDVSQTDGAPLPELSSKVKGSVGEYRERLFAFVAVQGIELEYDNSISPAMGVSYGGRIVLLPGQEPAEEFSTLVHEVAHELLHKAERRTATTKTVRETEAEAIAFVVSTTIGLDAGHTSADYISLYNGNAALLAESLEVIQRASAIILSAIESAPVEDAEAPAEAELAQAS; encoded by the coding sequence ATGAACCCCACCCTCAGCCCTACCCTACCGGCTTCCGCCAGTGAAAAGCGGAAGCCTGCATCGTCCAAAGAACTCATCGCCGCCAACATCCAGAGCCTTATTGAGCAACTGGAGGCAGGACACTCCGAAGGTCTCACCGCCTACCTTGCCGCCATGGGCAAATTCCATAACTATTCCTTCGGCAACATCCTCGAAATCGCACGGCAACGCCCTGACGCTCAAAAAGTAGCGGGACTTTATGCGTGGAACCAGTTAGGCCGTAAGGTCAGGAAGGGCGAACGCGGCATTCGCATTCTGGCGCCGATGATCGGCATCAAGCGCAAGAAGGATTCCGCAGCCGAGAAAGAAACACCCGAACAGAAGAAGCCTGCTTTGGTTGGCTTTCGCGCGGTGTACGTCTTCGATGTCTCCCAGACCGACGGCGCACCGCTTCCCGAGCTTTCAAGCAAGGTCAAAGGTTCCGTGGGCGAGTACCGCGAAAGGCTTTTCGCGTTCGTTGCCGTGCAGGGCATCGAGCTTGAGTACGACAATTCCATCAGCCCTGCAATGGGCGTGAGCTATGGGGGACGCATCGTCCTCTTACCCGGTCAGGAGCCAGCCGAGGAGTTCAGCACCTTGGTTCACGAAGTCGCGCATGAGCTTCTCCACAAAGCCGAGCGCAGAACCGCAACTACCAAGACTGTTCGCGAGACCGAAGCCGAGGCCATCGCCTTTGTTGTCTCGACCACCATCGGACTTGACGCTGGACACACCAGCGCCGATTACATCTCGCTCTATAACGGCAATGCCGCGCTCTTAGCCGAGAGCCTGGAGGTCATTCAGCGGGCCTCAGCCATCATCCTCTCCGCCATCGAATCCGCCCCGGTCGAAGACGCCGAGGCACCCGCAGAAGCCGAACTCGCCCAGGCGAGCTAG
- a CDS encoding ParB/RepB/Spo0J family partition protein: protein MQDSSAFQFLAINTIHASKTNPRKTFDEAKLYELAESIKHNGMIQPITVRPNHQGFEIVAGERRFRAAQIAELFSVPARIVDLDDAASLEWALVENSQRLDVHPYEEAQGFQRLLDMPGYDVAALVEKSGKSASHIYGRLSLLQLIPEVAEAFVQERITASHANLIARLPQEHQAEAFEQCWRKDWSDTEAHLLPAKFLSSWIQNNLYLPLADAPFDREDATLNPAAGACTTCPRRSGYNTALFPDVASDECLDGNCYRLKISAHVDREIVAHPEYIQIETSWRSRSEQRPGVLDPSEYEILDTPENPDAEPPCPFTRTALIVYGKHVGTTVSVCTEDDDCPVHNPDVAQRLAAAPTVISLATPAPLSNTEEETEGEDEAEEQAAQRQQEAERLRQEFKEKQEHQAEERRRESQRQHEEYEAERARKAALHQERLATLNRMIENAPAMFSAAQLRLFLSALIDLNLYFDEDVAAAIVGDDENNQQSAEEVLASTLAKLPDDKLTGFALRLGFTAHTALPRQGETDFLAAAAAAFAPPQPQKASKPKKAQTPRAKATPKKTAPKKKVAA from the coding sequence ATGCAGGATTCCAGCGCATTCCAGTTTCTCGCCATCAACACCATCCACGCGTCCAAGACCAACCCCCGCAAGACCTTCGACGAAGCCAAGCTTTATGAGCTTGCTGAGTCCATCAAGCACAACGGCATGATTCAGCCCATCACCGTCAGGCCGAACCATCAGGGCTTCGAGATCGTCGCCGGGGAGAGACGTTTCCGCGCCGCCCAGATCGCCGAGTTGTTTTCCGTTCCCGCCCGTATCGTCGACCTCGACGATGCCGCGAGTCTCGAATGGGCTTTGGTCGAGAATTCGCAACGTTTGGACGTTCACCCTTACGAGGAGGCGCAGGGCTTCCAGCGCTTGCTCGACATGCCCGGCTACGATGTGGCCGCTTTGGTCGAGAAGTCCGGCAAGAGCGCAAGCCATATCTATGGCCGTCTCTCCCTCTTGCAACTGATTCCCGAAGTGGCCGAGGCGTTCGTGCAAGAGCGTATCACCGCCAGCCATGCCAACCTGATCGCTCGCCTGCCGCAGGAACACCAGGCCGAGGCTTTCGAGCAGTGCTGGCGCAAAGACTGGAGTGATACCGAAGCCCATCTCCTACCCGCGAAATTCCTTTCTTCGTGGATACAGAACAACCTTTATCTCCCCCTTGCCGACGCGCCCTTCGACCGCGAAGATGCAACCCTCAATCCCGCTGCCGGAGCTTGCACCACCTGCCCCCGCCGCAGCGGATACAACACCGCACTCTTTCCCGACGTGGCATCGGATGAGTGCCTAGACGGAAATTGCTACAGGTTGAAAATCTCAGCACATGTAGACCGTGAGATTGTCGCTCATCCCGAGTACATCCAGATCGAGACCTCGTGGCGCAGCCGCAGTGAACAGCGCCCTGGAGTCCTAGACCCTAGTGAGTACGAAATCCTCGACACCCCCGAGAACCCGGATGCCGAGCCACCCTGCCCGTTCACCCGCACCGCTCTGATCGTCTACGGCAAACACGTTGGCACCACCGTCAGCGTTTGCACCGAGGACGACGACTGCCCTGTCCACAACCCCGACGTGGCGCAGCGCCTCGCAGCGGCCCCGACCGTTATATCTCTCGCCACGCCCGCTCCTCTAAGCAATACAGAAGAGGAGACCGAAGGTGAGGACGAGGCCGAAGAGCAAGCCGCCCAGCGCCAGCAGGAGGCCGAACGGCTCAGACAAGAGTTCAAGGAAAAGCAGGAGCACCAAGCCGAGGAGCGCCGCAGGGAGTCCCAAAGGCAGCATGAGGAGTACGAGGCCGAACGCGCCCGGAAAGCGGCCTTACATCAAGAACGGCTGGCCACGCTCAACCGGATGATCGAGAATGCGCCCGCCATGTTCAGCGCGGCGCAATTGAGGCTCTTCCTTTCCGCGCTCATCGACCTCAACCTCTATTTCGATGAAGATGTGGCGGCAGCCATCGTTGGCGACGATGAAAACAACCAGCAGAGCGCGGAGGAGGTTCTAGCCAGCACCCTTGCCAAACTGCCCGACGACAAGCTTACAGGCTTCGCCCTCCGTCTCGGCTTCACCGCCCACACCGCTCTTCCCCGTCAAGGCGAAACCGACTTCCTGGCCGCAGCTGCAGCCGCCTTCGCTCCACCGCAACCCCAGAAAGCCAGCAAGCCGAAGAAGGCGCAGACGCCCCGCGCCAAGGCTACGCCTAAAAAGACCGCCCCGAAAAAGAAAGTCGCAGCCTAG
- a CDS encoding WGR domain-containing protein, with product MSTLAVSASTAAVSLYYREGSSDKVYHAQITPKGSDLYIVEFQYGRRGSTLQTGVKTDAPLPLDQARKVFEKLVREKKAMGYTEGEQGTPYAGGELANRRFVYTPQLLNSVDESVLPDYLRSPDWLMQEKMDGVRLIVESCGNVVTAGNRRGLAVAISTAIPEAVLALGHDCVLDGEAIGDVYWPFDLLSFDGSDITRRSATYRLQLLMAILKARPSKAIGRVAVAFVERDKRALLETIRAERGEGVVFKNAHAPYTPGRPGSGGDALKHKFKASATCAVLSHNPGKRSVQIAASHDASPSSTFQRFVEIGNVTIPGSAPLPPVGSLIEVEYLYAYAAGALFQPVYKGPRFDKHSPDVYASLKFKPEYSGDGE from the coding sequence ATGAGCACTCTAGCCGTATCCGCGTCCACCGCCGCCGTCTCGCTTTATTACCGCGAAGGCAGCTCCGATAAGGTCTACCACGCCCAGATCACTCCCAAAGGGAGTGATCTCTACATCGTCGAGTTTCAATATGGACGGCGCGGTTCCACCCTCCAGACCGGTGTGAAAACCGACGCCCCGCTCCCGCTCGACCAGGCCCGAAAAGTCTTCGAGAAACTCGTGCGCGAGAAAAAGGCCATGGGCTACACCGAGGGCGAGCAAGGAACCCCCTATGCCGGGGGCGAGCTCGCCAACCGCCGCTTTGTCTATACGCCGCAATTGCTCAACTCCGTCGACGAATCCGTCTTGCCCGACTATCTCCGCAGTCCTGATTGGCTTATGCAGGAAAAGATGGACGGCGTTCGCCTGATCGTCGAATCTTGCGGGAACGTTGTCACGGCGGGAAACCGCCGCGGTCTCGCGGTCGCAATCTCCACCGCCATCCCCGAGGCCGTCCTTGCGCTCGGCCACGATTGCGTCTTGGATGGAGAAGCTATCGGCGATGTCTACTGGCCCTTCGATCTGCTCAGCTTCGACGGCAGCGACATCACCCGCCGCTCCGCCACCTACCGCCTCCAGCTCCTTATGGCGATCCTCAAGGCAAGACCTTCGAAAGCGATTGGCCGTGTCGCGGTCGCGTTTGTGGAACGCGACAAACGCGCCTTGCTCGAAACGATTCGAGCCGAACGCGGGGAGGGTGTCGTCTTCAAGAACGCCCACGCCCCTTACACCCCAGGACGGCCTGGCTCTGGCGGCGATGCCCTGAAGCATAAATTCAAGGCCAGCGCGACCTGCGCCGTGCTCTCGCACAATCCGGGCAAACGCAGCGTTCAGATCGCGGCCTCGCACGACGCCTCGCCCTCTTCAACCTTTCAACGTTTCGTCGAAATCGGCAACGTCACCATTCCCGGAAGCGCACCGCTGCCCCCGGTCGGCAGCCTCATCGAAGTCGAGTACTTGTATGCCTACGCGGCAGGAGCGCTCTTCCAGCCCGTCTACAAAGGCCCACGGTTCGACAAGCACTCACCCGATGTCTACGCCTCGCTGAAGTTCAAACCGGAATACAGCGGCGACGGCGAGTGA
- a CDS encoding nuclear transport factor 2 family protein: protein MNAQDVLKVHHEHFYGALLSGDLNALSALYSDDYRLVRSDGSMLNKEEVLRDLREGGLAFTSIMLCIEDVRVFETTAMVIGESHATAVRRGFTTSTKFRLVAVYEQVDSALRLSYFQSTQLPDNIPIES, encoded by the coding sequence TTGAACGCACAGGACGTCTTGAAAGTGCATCACGAACACTTCTACGGTGCCCTTCTGTCGGGCGACCTTAATGCTCTCTCCGCGCTTTATTCTGACGACTACAGACTAGTGCGTTCCGACGGTTCTATGCTGAACAAGGAAGAGGTACTCCGTGACCTTCGGGAGGGTGGACTGGCCTTCACTTCGATCATGCTGTGTATCGAGGATGTCCGCGTCTTTGAGACGACAGCGATGGTAATAGGCGAGAGTCATGCGACCGCAGTCCGACGAGGGTTCACGACATCCACGAAGTTTCGGCTTGTTGCAGTTTACGAGCAGGTAGACTCAGCTTTGCGGCTTTCTTACTTTCAGAGTACTCAGTTGCCCGACAACATCCCCATCGAGAGCTGA
- a CDS encoding alkene reductase has translation MNHDALFAPLQLGTIKVQNRIIMAPLTRMRAGTGNVPTALNAKYYAQRASAGLIIAEGTAVSHQGQGYPGAPGIYTEDQINGWRSVTDAVHSKRGRIFLQIAHNGRNSHSSLLPQNSLPVAPSAIPPDLPAFTNEFKQVPTETPRALETDEISTIVDTFVQAALNAIEAGFDGVEVQAANSHLIDQFLQDGTNKRTDEYGGIAENRVRFLLEVVDKVSAAVGINRLGVRLSPFGQYGGIHDSNPLHLYGIAISALDKRQIAYLHLIEGRGSEIGLGDGLHEEALNNAQLFRSNFRGPLISAAAYTPSSATQTVSKGEADGIAFGRLFIANPDLVERIRDGLPMNKYDRSTFYGGGEHGYTDYPVAI, from the coding sequence ATGAATCACGACGCTCTATTCGCTCCATTGCAACTCGGTACCATCAAAGTGCAAAATCGGATCATCATGGCACCCTTGACTAGAATGAGGGCAGGCACCGGGAACGTTCCGACGGCACTCAATGCAAAATACTATGCACAGCGTGCGTCGGCTGGTCTCATAATCGCCGAGGGCACAGCTGTAAGTCATCAAGGACAGGGCTATCCTGGCGCACCGGGGATTTATACGGAGGATCAAATCAACGGATGGCGCTCGGTAACGGACGCGGTTCACTCCAAAAGGGGAAGGATATTTCTGCAGATTGCTCACAACGGTCGGAATTCGCATTCCTCCTTATTACCCCAGAACAGCCTTCCGGTTGCTCCGTCCGCTATCCCACCGGACCTGCCCGCGTTTACGAATGAATTCAAGCAGGTTCCAACCGAAACTCCGCGAGCTCTTGAGACGGACGAGATTTCGACGATCGTTGATACTTTTGTTCAGGCCGCTCTGAATGCAATAGAGGCCGGCTTCGACGGTGTCGAGGTTCAGGCGGCCAATAGCCATCTCATCGATCAGTTTCTGCAGGATGGTACGAACAAACGCACAGATGAATATGGTGGCATTGCCGAAAACCGCGTTCGCTTTCTTCTCGAAGTGGTCGACAAGGTGAGCGCAGCTGTCGGCATAAACCGTTTGGGTGTGCGTCTGTCTCCGTTTGGACAATACGGTGGTATTCACGATAGCAATCCATTGCATCTATATGGAATCGCGATCAGTGCCCTCGACAAACGACAAATCGCCTATCTTCACCTCATCGAGGGCCGGGGCTCCGAGATTGGACTTGGAGACGGATTGCATGAAGAGGCTCTCAACAATGCGCAACTCTTCCGGTCCAATTTCCGAGGCCCCCTAATCTCGGCTGCAGCTTACACGCCGTCATCAGCTACCCAAACAGTCTCTAAGGGAGAAGCGGATGGCATCGCCTTCGGACGACTGTTTATAGCCAACCCTGACCTCGTGGAGCGCATACGAGATGGACTTCCAATGAACAAATACGACCGATCTACATTTTATGGAGGCGGGGAACACGGCTACACCGACTATCCCGTCGCCATATGA
- a CDS encoding SDR family oxidoreductase, translating to MNLNGNTIFITGGGSGIGRALAEALHKLGNKVIISGRRAGHLAETTEANPGMESIELDVSYPESIRRAAEVLVVKYPALNVLINNAGIMEIDDASTLIDDDLISRTITTNLMGPIRLTGALVEHMKKQESATILIVSSVLGFTPMAMTAVYSSTKAALHSYSQSLRFKLRHTSVRVLEVIPPWVRTELLNSSEEPRAMPLDDFIRDTVVALATDADEILVPRAKFLRDQQGSQEASFVNSFNEQLEQPPVLA from the coding sequence ATGAATCTCAACGGCAACACGATCTTCATCACAGGCGGCGGTTCCGGGATCGGCAGAGCTTTAGCGGAAGCGCTTCACAAGCTCGGCAACAAGGTAATCATTTCGGGCCGTCGCGCCGGACACCTCGCAGAGACCACCGAAGCTAATCCTGGGATGGAATCCATAGAGCTTGATGTGTCATACCCGGAGAGCATTCGCCGAGCCGCGGAAGTGCTCGTTGTGAAGTATCCGGCCCTCAATGTCCTCATCAATAATGCCGGCATCATGGAGATCGATGATGCTTCGACGCTTATCGATGACGATCTCATCTCCCGCACGATTACGACGAACCTGATGGGGCCGATCCGCCTTACCGGTGCGCTTGTTGAGCACATGAAGAAGCAGGAGTCTGCCACGATCCTGATCGTCTCCTCGGTTCTTGGATTCACTCCGATGGCGATGACCGCCGTATATTCCTCTACAAAGGCCGCGCTTCATTCCTATTCCCAGTCACTGCGCTTCAAGCTCAGGCACACTTCGGTGCGCGTGCTTGAGGTTATCCCTCCCTGGGTCCGGACTGAGCTGCTTAACAGCAGCGAGGAGCCACGTGCCATGCCGCTCGACGACTTCATTCGAGACACAGTCGTCGCCCTAGCGACGGATGCCGACGAGATTCTGGTTCCTCGCGCCAAGTTCCTGCGCGACCAGCAAGGCTCTCAAGAGGCCTCCTTCGTAAATTCGTTCAATGAACAGTTGGAGCAACCTCCAGTCCTCGCATGA
- a CDS encoding DinB family protein yields the protein MPDFDPVGTIEFFRERHRVESATTAKVLHAIPADMLSYRTHPNSPTAGTTAWTIVRCLEISNHLTSSDSTEVPRTNHPDHVALLAEFHHSAERLQQQLVAIDPTDWLKERKVTSSGIVILTQPLGQILWLFLFDGIHHRGQLSTYLRPMGAAVPSIYGPSADTTA from the coding sequence ATGCCCGACTTTGATCCAGTTGGAACGATCGAGTTCTTTCGGGAGCGCCACCGGGTGGAATCGGCGACAACGGCTAAGGTTCTTCATGCGATTCCTGCTGACATGCTTTCCTACCGTACCCATCCTAATTCGCCAACCGCAGGAACAACGGCTTGGACGATCGTTCGCTGCCTTGAGATTTCAAATCATCTCACGAGCTCCGACAGCACAGAAGTGCCGCGCACAAATCATCCTGATCATGTAGCGCTCCTGGCAGAGTTCCATCACTCTGCGGAGCGACTCCAACAGCAACTTGTCGCGATAGACCCAACCGATTGGCTTAAAGAGCGAAAGGTGACCTCTAGCGGCATTGTCATTCTCACGCAACCACTTGGGCAGATCCTCTGGTTGTTTCTCTTCGATGGCATCCATCACCGAGGACAGCTATCCACCTACCTCAGGCCGATGGGTGCTGCAGTTCCTTCCATCTACGGTCCGTCCGCAGATACAACCGCATAG
- a CDS encoding alkene reductase: MLKSATDETSHEGSKGFLLQPILFGDLELRNRVVMAPLTRMRTPTPGAVPNDLMREYYEQRASAGLIISEGTFVSDQARGWFGAPGIYTEEQRKGWLTITDAVHRAGGHMIVQLWHQGSVSSRALVGHGYSPLGPSAVNPEQLVHTGYGNTEMTQVPTAMTLDDIRQTIADFRHASKVARDAGFDGVQIQGGFVYLFQQFMQENLNLRTDNYGGSIENRARLLFEALEAVLEVWPSSRVGVKAGTMMPERGGFRSSSSTLPTAEYVYRRLNDYDLSHVMLMRQLADLSDTPIEPLQRDGVLHHFRKLYSGTLILNVDISPKRGEQLLRDKLGEMIAFGREYIANPDLVERIRRSSKLNPQRPEGYYGATAAGYTDYPTIDEIETTQGEVQYARL; the protein is encoded by the coding sequence ATGTTAAAGAGCGCTACAGACGAAACTTCGCACGAAGGAAGTAAGGGATTTCTTCTGCAACCGATCCTGTTCGGTGATCTGGAGCTACGAAATCGGGTCGTGATGGCCCCGCTAACAAGAATGCGGACGCCCACACCCGGCGCCGTTCCCAACGATCTGATGCGGGAGTATTACGAACAGCGAGCGAGTGCTGGTCTGATCATCAGCGAAGGGACGTTCGTCAGTGATCAAGCGCGTGGCTGGTTCGGAGCACCAGGGATATACACCGAGGAACAACGCAAGGGATGGCTCACGATTACCGACGCCGTGCACCGCGCGGGCGGCCACATGATCGTGCAGCTCTGGCATCAGGGGTCAGTCTCCAGTCGCGCACTCGTCGGCCACGGTTACTCCCCCCTAGGACCGTCCGCGGTCAATCCGGAGCAACTGGTTCACACCGGCTATGGCAATACGGAGATGACGCAGGTCCCAACTGCCATGACTCTTGATGACATTCGGCAGACGATTGCGGACTTCAGGCATGCATCAAAGGTTGCCCGCGACGCCGGCTTCGACGGTGTCCAGATCCAGGGCGGATTTGTTTACCTGTTTCAGCAATTCATGCAGGAGAACCTGAATCTTCGAACAGACAACTACGGTGGTTCCATCGAGAACCGGGCCCGTCTTCTTTTCGAAGCATTGGAAGCGGTTCTTGAGGTCTGGCCAAGCTCCAGGGTCGGAGTAAAGGCCGGAACCATGATGCCCGAGCGCGGAGGATTCCGTTCCTCGTCATCGACGCTGCCCACGGCGGAATACGTGTATCGCAGACTGAACGACTACGACCTGTCCCATGTCATGTTGATGCGCCAGCTTGCAGACCTCTCCGACACTCCGATCGAACCACTGCAGAGGGACGGCGTGCTTCACCACTTTCGGAAATTGTACTCAGGCACATTGATACTCAACGTCGACATCAGCCCCAAGCGCGGTGAGCAACTTCTCCGCGACAAACTGGGAGAGATGATTGCTTTCGGCCGCGAATACATCGCCAATCCAGACCTGGTCGAGCGGATACGCAGAAGCTCTAAATTGAATCCTCAGAGACCGGAAGGGTACTACGGAGCAACGGCCGCTGGGTATACCGACTACCCCACAATCGACGAGATTGAGACCACTCAAGGGGAGGTGCAGTATGCCCGACTTTGA
- a CDS encoding nuclear transport factor 2 family protein: protein MDSTQSSKNKATVLKAFDTLFNLRDYSTAETFWSPGYVQHSAYIAQGRKGLFELTKGLPSSARYENALAVADGDFVILHGRFSGHGLPRNWIVADIVRLRDGVLVEHWDVIQDEVTEAESKSGLPMFGESFAVA from the coding sequence ATGGACTCAACTCAGAGCAGCAAAAACAAAGCGACAGTCCTCAAAGCGTTTGACACGCTTTTCAACCTACGAGACTACTCCACCGCTGAGACGTTTTGGTCGCCAGGATACGTTCAGCACAGTGCCTATATCGCACAAGGTCGAAAAGGGCTCTTTGAGCTCACCAAGGGCCTGCCCTCATCGGCGCGTTACGAGAACGCTTTGGCAGTGGCGGACGGCGACTTCGTGATTCTGCATGGCCGGTTCTCCGGTCATGGCCTTCCCCGGAATTGGATCGTTGCTGACATCGTTCGATTGCGCGATGGAGTTCTGGTTGAACACTGGGATGTCATCCAGGATGAAGTCACCGAGGCCGAATCGAAGAGCGGTCTTCCAATGTTTGGCGAATCGTTCGCGGTTGCTTAG
- a CDS encoding Gfo/Idh/MocA family protein, with the protein MFSQKPIGVGLVGVGNWGRYGHIPALRLLPEYKIVAVSSRSKSKAQETADAFGIEHAVGSVEELAHLLDVDLVVVLPPAPEHALAVKSAIAAGKDVYCEWPLTTNTRDSEELLSMVQAAGGRHVVGLQRTIGASTQYLRDILVQGYVGRLRSVRMHVSMASFGPARSAGLEWTVDKSNFSHVLSIYGGHFMDMLFHVVGQPSTVSSIVATQFPDLTLSRTGQTFHNETPDCVMAIGTLKGGALFEIQIEGGKLHPSGLQIDITGTCGDLRVTNAKSFGTKQDNLLEGSQGEDGEWHVLPTPRRYQTIPDSSLDVSVQDLAQLYAAFAKDCASGTSDARNFSDAVAMHRVIDAINSASLLHRTVSTEV; encoded by the coding sequence GTGTTTAGCCAAAAACCAATTGGAGTCGGACTGGTAGGCGTTGGGAACTGGGGGAGGTACGGACACATTCCAGCGCTACGACTACTCCCTGAGTACAAAATCGTTGCGGTCTCCAGCCGAAGCAAATCGAAGGCTCAAGAGACAGCAGATGCGTTTGGAATCGAACACGCCGTCGGTAGCGTTGAAGAACTGGCTCATCTATTAGACGTAGATCTTGTCGTCGTACTTCCGCCGGCCCCGGAGCACGCGCTTGCGGTAAAGTCCGCAATCGCGGCAGGCAAAGATGTTTATTGCGAGTGGCCGTTGACCACGAACACCCGCGACTCTGAAGAACTTCTGTCGATGGTCCAGGCCGCTGGCGGCCGCCATGTCGTTGGATTGCAGAGAACTATCGGTGCAAGTACTCAGTACCTTCGAGACATTCTTGTTCAGGGATACGTGGGGCGCCTCAGGTCAGTCAGGATGCATGTGAGCATGGCTTCCTTCGGTCCGGCCCGATCAGCAGGCTTGGAATGGACGGTCGATAAGAGCAACTTCTCTCATGTTCTCTCCATCTATGGCGGCCACTTCATGGACATGTTGTTCCATGTTGTTGGTCAACCGAGTACCGTGAGTTCCATTGTCGCGACGCAGTTTCCAGACCTGACATTGAGCAGGACGGGACAGACATTCCACAATGAGACGCCCGATTGTGTCATGGCTATCGGCACCTTGAAAGGTGGAGCTCTGTTCGAGATCCAGATCGAAGGGGGCAAACTTCATCCATCTGGATTGCAGATTGACATCACGGGCACATGTGGGGATTTAAGAGTTACAAATGCCAAATCGTTTGGGACGAAACAAGACAACCTGCTCGAAGGCTCCCAGGGCGAAGATGGCGAGTGGCATGTTCTCCCGACTCCACGGCGCTACCAGACAATTCCTGATTCTTCATTAGACGTGAGTGTGCAGGATCTTGCACAGCTCTATGCGGCGTTCGCAAAGGACTGCGCTTCGGGAACAAGCGATGCGCGTAACTTCTCTGATGCCGTCGCCATGCATCGTGTCATAGACGCGATCAATAGCGCCTCTTTACTTCACCGCACAGTATCCACGGAGGTCTAA
- a CDS encoding NmrA family NAD(P)-binding protein: protein MLKKTRILVMGATGQVGGAVLSELAGQPTVDVVAAARKVEKADHLGVPVVYLDLDKFETFAPALQGVDSIFMATGYTVDMLRQSKDLVNAAKRAGVTYIVHLGACGDDDTQVAHYGWHQFIERYIEWSGIRFTHLRPEIFMQNLLGYGGESYVNNGVIKHYVGAARLSWVDCEDVAAVAAACLLDPDTQAGRTYRLGYEAKTYYELAEAFAEALGKPFSYEPQPPADFLRNVLAAGAEPAYMKCVFDSYTDLTNGKDIGADETFDNFHAITGRQPKTIAQFAIKHAARFQY, encoded by the coding sequence ATGCTCAAAAAGACACGCATTCTCGTCATGGGGGCAACCGGTCAAGTCGGCGGCGCCGTACTCTCCGAGTTGGCAGGACAGCCGACAGTCGACGTCGTCGCCGCCGCGCGCAAGGTGGAGAAAGCAGATCACCTCGGAGTTCCAGTCGTCTACCTCGATCTCGACAAATTCGAGACCTTTGCGCCAGCGCTTCAAGGCGTCGACAGCATCTTCATGGCAACCGGATACACGGTGGACATGCTGCGGCAGAGCAAGGACCTCGTCAATGCCGCGAAACGAGCCGGTGTCACTTATATCGTTCACCTCGGCGCATGCGGGGACGATGATACGCAGGTTGCGCACTACGGTTGGCATCAGTTCATCGAACGTTACATCGAGTGGTCCGGTATCCGGTTCACCCATCTACGCCCAGAGATCTTCATGCAGAATCTGCTCGGTTACGGCGGTGAGAGCTACGTCAACAATGGAGTTATCAAGCATTACGTCGGCGCAGCCCGGCTTAGCTGGGTTGATTGTGAGGATGTAGCGGCGGTCGCTGCAGCCTGCCTACTCGATCCGGACACGCAGGCGGGTCGCACATACCGCCTGGGATATGAGGCGAAAACGTACTACGAACTTGCGGAAGCCTTTGCCGAGGCTCTGGGTAAGCCATTCTCATACGAGCCTCAACCACCCGCGGACTTCCTGCGTAACGTCCTGGCTGCTGGAGCGGAGCCCGCGTACATGAAGTGTGTCTTCGACAGCTACACCGACTTGACCAACGGTAAAGACATTGGCGCGGACGAGACTTTCGACAACTTTCATGCCATAACGGGACGGCAACCAAAAACTATTGCGCAATTCGCGATCAAGCACGCCGCTCGCTTTCAGTATTGA